The window ATGGTACACGTTTGTCTATATGTTGCCCAGATTGTCCTTATGCACCCTGTGAACCATTCTTTTTCCTAATCATACTCTTATTTGCATCAAAGTGGGATTTGTCATATGCATGTCGGATTGTGTTACCATGAAGTAGGAGATGCTTGACTGTTTTATACTACAGAAGTTGTCAGTCTTAAAGGGTAAGTGGTCTTAGAGCCATGTTCATTATTATGCTTCCGGAGAGAAGTGCCAAGAATTTCTTTGTAGCACTTCGGTTCAGAATAAAGTTACAAACGGCCAGGCTGCTTAAGTTATAATCCTGTTCCTAGAATTAGATCAGTGGGTTCTCCTAGTGAAACTGCGATACCTTTTTCCTTCAATAGAGAAACTAGATTGAAGTATGGAAGCACAATTGATCTGAGCCCTCTCTTATTATCATTGTTTTTTTTATAGCTTCCATTCAGTTGTTATTTCTAATTTATTTGACGATTTCTGGTTTAACTTAGTTCTAGTAGTAAAAAATTAACGAGTTCAATTCACAATCACATCATGTATCACAAAACTTCTCATCCTTAATTATTTGTACCTCCAACTTTATTGTTGAGATTGTTCTGTTCTGCCTTTCATCCCATGACTGCAAACTCTGGAGAACTTCCTTGGACGATTTTAGATCTTCTCAAAATTTCCCACTATTTGTCTATAGAAGGACTTGTAACATTTCCATCTCTAGCTGTATATAGCGTGGGCCAGCTGTCTCCGATTACAATGAGCCTTTCTCCTCTATTAGGTCCATTTAGCAAATAACATTGACAGGTACGTGCAGGAGACACTAATATAATGTGATTGTTGAACTGAATATGCAAGCCATAAGATGGTTAATTTCATGCTATTGGCTTGTTGCTTCTTACCATATAACACAGAAAGCTTCGCTAGGTCCCCTCGATTATGGCTTCTTTTGCCTCTTTACTGCTCTGAGATAATACTACTTGTCATCTTCTGGAAATCATGTATGTCTTTCAGACAACTGCATCATCTCTATACGTACTATCCAAGCTCACTACATTTATGGCCTGTCTTTTTGATAGGTACCATTTCCATGTGAGATCCATCAGCTGGCTAACCAAATTTCCAGAGCCAAGTTGGTTAATTGCGAGATATCTGGTGCCAAGGGCAGTATGGAATGTCATTTGGAGCTCAATAGAAACTTGAGGGACCAGGAACTCTTGCAGGTAGTCTACAGTCAATCATCACACCAAACATGCCAAAGTACAAAACTGGGAGATAGGTTCAAACTAGACAGGAATGGCAACTCTTCTGCAGATTTTCATCCTAAAATAGTGAGAAATTTGGACAATGTATCACAAAAGCCACGAGCACTTCACCGAAAGCAACGAGCTAGGAGTAAGGCAGATGAACTTGTTAGATACATGTCAAGTTTGCCAAGTTATTTGGAGGCAGGAGAAAACCTCCAGGAGAAAGCTTTGAATGTTGGGGTCCTTGAATGGCGCCGTCTAGAGAAGTGGCAGTATAACCACAGACAGGTTGCCGAACGAAGTTCCAAGTCTTCGCCATCCAACAGCAATGcctcattgttttcctcaacagAGGGATCATCCTCCAATTCTGGCAGAGGTCATAGCTGCTCTCCTATCAACCAGATGATGCACCGCCCTAGTCTGGATTCTAATCGAAACACATCTCCTAACAGAGTCTCCTCCCCCTCCCTAGGCACCAAATCCTTCCAGAGAAATGGTGGAAAGTTCCAAGATCTTGGAGCTAGCTCGAGTAACTACTTGAAAGTGTCACAGAGTATCCTCAGCACACATCAGTGTTTTAGCAAGTACACGGAGAACCGGGGTAAAGAGTGCAAAACCCCAGATCATGATCCGGTAGGTATTTCTGAGAAGGAGCTACAAGAACTAGAAAAGCATAGTTCCATCTCAAATTTGAATGGAAAACTGAAGTTCCATGTCCATGAACATTcgaaggaaaaggaaagcttgcaAATTCCTTGTTGTAAGCCTAATTCTGTTCATGACAGCATGAATGGACAGCCACTAGTGGTACTCCATCAGCCAAAAGAAGTACTAGAAATTAGATCTGCTGCATCGTTGAATCAATCTGATTCAACAGGAAAACTGGCCCAGGGATCAATCGAAGCTAGTCGACATAGCTTTTCTGATAATTCTAATTCTGATGTCCATGAGCTCTCTTCTGATATACCTCGCTCTTGTCCACTTCCTCGTGAAGTTATTACCCCAAGGGATGCGCAGATCCAACAACCCTGTTCCGCAGCTGAAAGCACTACGAGGTTTTCCTCTGACCTATTACCATATTCTAAAGTCTCAGCTAGTCCGAGCAGAAGTAGAAATCTGGAAAGGAAGAAGTCAAGCAGAACACTTGATTGTTCAGCTGAGGCACCAAACCTGAAAATGGAGACTGAAGAGGATAGGAAAGTCAGACATCCTTCCCCAATCCGCCGATTAATGGGTAGGATAGGCAGGAGCTCAAAAGACACACCATGTGCTCTACAGAGAAATCTTGAGACTGATAGAATTTGCTCCAAGGAGGCTGAAACCTCCGTTTCCTCAGTTGATTCATCTTGCGACAAATCAAATGTCACTGGAAAAGGAAGGTCCAGTCCTTTGAGAAGACTGATAGACCCATTACTTAAGCCCAGGGCCAGCAACCTTGACCACTCTTTTGGTTCACCACAGAGAGATTCCTCACCAATAGACAGGGCGGGTAAATTATCCAAGGGGCGAGGAGAGTCTGCTGCTCGACATTCTTTGAAAGTGAGGTTAGATCTTGGGAGCTGCAAAACAATTGACATTGATCATCCACAAGACATTGGAAAATGTGGCTCATCAACAGTACAAGCGCTTCTGCAGGTAGCAGTAAAGAATGGACTCCCTCTATTTACATTTGCAGTTGATAATAGTAGCGAAATTTTAGCAGCCACAATGAGTAAGCTAGGTCCTGGTAAAAAGGATGCTAACAGTTGGGTGTATACTTTCTTCACTGTTCATGAAATGAAGAAAAGGAATGGTAGTTGGTTAAACCAGGGAAGTAAAGATAGAGCTCATGGTTACATACCTAATGTAGTAGCACAAATGAAGGTTTCTGATGTTGCATCCACAAAGTTGATTGGGCAAAACTTGGCGGACCAATGTACCGTTAGGGAATTCGTTTTGCTTGCTGCGCAGAAAAGACGGGGAGATAGGCAGGCGTTAGATGTACAGGCAAATGACGAACTCACTGCTATTGTTCTTAATTTACCTAAAATGGCCGTAAGAAACTTAAGTGAAGGTGACCAGAGAACATGTGAAGTTGAAAAGCTTTCAATGGTGGACTTGAAAGTGCCTTCCCTTGACTTTTGCAGATTTTCTGAGAGTAGGGATGTTGAAGAGAGCGGGTGTTTTGCTGGAAGCGTGGACCCTTCCGGTCTTACAGTTGTACTTCCGGGTGGTGACCATGGAATACCTAGTAAAGGGGAACCTTCACCTTTAATAGAAAGATGGAGATCAGGTGGATCGTGTGACTGTGGGGGTTGGGATGTTGGTTGCAGAATAAAGGTTCTTAGCACTCAGTTTGGTGTGACGTCTGGTTCAGCTAAAGCCCAGTCGAGCACCAAAAAATTCCAGCTTTATTGCCAGGTAGTTTAATACATGCTGCTAGTCGACCTCATTTGGTTCATCTTTTAGCTTttgtcttttcattttcttgctaTTGATACACATCATACTGCAATGTGGTCTTGCCTTCTAATTCGTTTCTACAAACTTTCATCAGGAACGAGGACTGGACGAAAGGCCAATTTTCAGCTTGTCACCGTTCAAGGATGGTATCTATTCAGTTGAATTTGACTCATCTGTCAAATTTCTACAAGCATTCTCCATATGTATTGCATATCTAAATGGTTTCCAGCCAGCTAAATTTTCTGAATTCGGGTATTTATCTGAGAATAAATCTTCGGAAGAGAGGACATTCTCAGAAACTGATGAGCCAAAGGTTTTCAACGGGGACCAACAAGAGTATCCTGCAAGCAACATCTACCATCCTCCTGTTTCACCTGTTGGGAGAGTCTAGCTTGCTAGAACGTTCATCAATTTGAACTTGGCAATGCAATTCAGATTGTAAAGTTTTGTCATTGTGACTAAGCAACAATAAGGGTTTATTCATTAAACTGGAAGGTTCAGCCTGAAGGTACACCCCTAGTGTTACAGGAGGAAAGAATGATGCCAACAACAGTTGTATTTGTGTTACTGGGGCATCAAAAAAGGCATTGTCATGCGTCCCTTTCTACTCGATGCAAGTGTGCATATTGCTGTTGCTAATTGAACTTCGTCTTGTGCAGTGTCTTTGAGTTCTTGAGTTACAGATGGAATCTTGGTCCTTGATGAACCTATTTAGACAAGTAAGCTCGCATATGAACTAAGCTTAGGATTAGTTGCCTTGATATGGGCTGCGTGTGCCCTTCCAACTCCAGATTTTCAACAAAGTAAAGCATTTGGATTATTTTCAACAATGTAGCAAGATCACAATTTttatttggattaatttttttttgtccaacTACATCGGTTGCATTCTCCTTTCTTGGTAAATATTGGGTAGAGGACAAAGGAAGAATAAAAGATTTAAGCGATAGGATATGGTTGGCAATAAATTTGCTCATGTATCATTTGGGAAGGGCAGGCATAGAATTGGGGAATCATGAGGGTGCCTGTCCGGGGTTCTGCAGCCTGTTCATTCAGGATAAATGCATAACCAAAAAAGCCTTATGCAGTATTACGATTCAGGACGCATACATTTTATTTATCTCATGGAGTGACTCCTTAGAAAAGTATACTTCCCCCTCTGGTTTACGAAGTACCATGATTTGCAAGAAATTTGCTTCTCTCTGCCACATTCTCTGTTCTTAGTGTCCTGGCATGAATCTAGGAAGTTAAACAATGAATTCGCCATTTTACTCATGATGAGGACGAAAAAAGTCCGTTCATCCATCAGTAACAGCAAAATAAGTAGGGTCTTATTACAAaatgggggaaaaaaagaaagacttTTTGCTGAAAATTGTTTATGTGCACTTTGGTAGTATTTAGGATACATGGAGAGGCAAAGTCTAGTGGACATTATGAGCTCATGGTACAGTTTCTTCTCTAATCCGCCACCCGCACATAGTTTACCTATTTTAACTGCTATATTAAATGTTAAAGACCAGTTTATGTATTTTGTTGTCTTCGCGAGAATTAAGTATTGATCTAATAGAAAGCAACCTTTTTCTTTAAGTCCTGCAGtcctatgaaaatgaaaattgttCTAAAATTGTGATATGTCTACAGTCTCTGACAATTGATTCTTAGTTTGTGAAGTTGTTGCAAGCCAGTAGTATTCCTTGCAGATTCAAGTTCTTACTCTTACTCAACGACGTATTTGTGTTTGTAAGGTCCACGGTTGCAATACCTCGTTACATTTGAAAGGAAATTAAGCAGAAAAGTACTAGTGAAACatagaaaatatcaaaaaaagtaGAGTCATGTCGAGTCAGAATCAAACTCGAGTGTTAACTTGCTTGAATTCGGACAtactgagtttgtttggatgagaatttatttggatgatttatttgatctaGTTACCGTAGCACTTTTCGTGATGTGATATATgcgagataaaaaaatgattgagaattgtgtgtatgatgcaagtaaaataaaatctgaaatttttattccaaattcttgttgtccaaacaaactcagaCTTTACTGACATGCTCAATCTCGAATCAGCATTCCAAGCTAGGCTCGAGTTCGGCTCTTTGAACTTCTTTTCGTCCAGCTCCAGAGTTTTGAAATATGCGATTGTTAAATATTATAACATATAAACCTAAAATAGTAATTTGAAAATAATGAcataataattaattattcaatgAAAAACTCGATTGAATTTATCGAGCCCTCGAGTCTCCTAAATTTGTATTCAAATTTGATTCGAAATCCGAATCAAATAACTCGAACTCGATTCGTGTTTGATGGACATCGACATCGATTCAAACAATTGGACGTCGAGTCAAGGGTGCTCGATTCATAGCTTACCGTCAAACATTTTGAGGATGGAAGTTTGAAAAAGGGAATTCCTTATTCGATCAAATCGTCGACACTTTTCCCCATCGTGCCTCGGGTGAATCATAATTGATGGGTGGATGCTAATTGGGGAAAGAAGAGCCGCTGGGTGGGGACCATAACCTGTAGCCATTCATAATCTCAGATGATGGGTTCACAACGCACAGCCAGAAGCATGTAGTAGCAGTAGTCGTTAGCATTAAGGATTGTTCTGCTCCTTAATTTAATGTGGAAAGTTTTTTAAAAGGTGAGCACGTGACGGGCCATAAAGGCAGCGGCGCTGTCATGTGACCTAATCATGCAATTAAATAATGCTTCGACTTGCTGGTCCCCTCCTCCCGCTCCCGTCCATGTCTCCTGGATcttccaaaataaaattttatttattgtgTGGTAGTAGAATACTAGAATCAAGAAGAATGCAAGACGGAGTCTTGAGCATGAACGAGGCTCCTATAAATACTTGGGTAAATTGCAGGGTCATCCCTTACTAGCTTTTTGAAGTTAGGCATCATATTTTAGTTGActaaaatcttatatatacACTCATAATATATATACTGTCACCGTTTGATGCTTGACATATgtataaaagttgaatttcaagttcaaattttatatagttATCATTCACCCAATACTGACAGTTTATAAACAGTATATGCACTATCGacgtaggaaagattaatccatctTAGTTTGtgttaaattttttgtttaCTGACAATGTAGCGTGTTTATATACATTAATTCgaatgcaaatttcaattttgcacACGGCGCGTCTGTACTCGTTAGCAAAAGAACTCTCAGATATGGTAaacgaaaaaaaattaatcattttAGTTTCGATAACATCCACTTTTAGAGGAATTTAGATTTGAAAGTAGGTCGTTTGCATACTGACCATGTATCGGTGAGGTAGAGGACTTGTAATCATGATAAATTTTGGGAGATTTCCTGCATTATATATACCTTCGTAAAATTCTTTTCCTACCACTCTCATTTCTTTCTTGTACTAATATATATTCTTCAACTGCAATCCGAAGACCCGAAGCTCGACATATCACATTCATCGGTGACAACATCTTTCGCAGCACTGGGGCTGCTTCTGCATGCAGTTGGCTTCCTCTCCACCAGTCAACCAGATGAGATAATGGAGTCATTCCTTTTTGCTTCGCCTTTAGCTTAATGCCAcaaatttttgtcatttcattaGCTTAAAAATTGACATTTCCTCCGCCAGCCTAGCTAAATCACTAACCCCAGCTGAAATTCAATCGAGAGAGTGGATATGATCATGATTGCATGTACAATACTCATTTCTTCGTTCATCATCAGCACTAATAATTCCGGATTTGACTCCCACGTGTACTTCTAGCTGAGTTTGCATCAAAGGCCAAAACGAATC is drawn from Coffea arabica cultivar ET-39 chromosome 1c, Coffea Arabica ET-39 HiFi, whole genome shotgun sequence and contains these coding sequences:
- the LOC113729588 gene encoding uncharacterized protein isoform X1, with the translated sequence MEKIILWKGKKCLKVPFPCEIHQLANQISRAKLVNCEISGAKGSMECHLELNRNLRDQELLQVVYSQSSHQTCQSTKLGDRFKLDRNGNSSADFHPKIVRNLDNVSQKPRALHRKQRARSKADELVRYMSSLPSYLEAGENLQEKALNVGVLEWRRLEKWQYNHRQVAERSSKSSPSNSNASLFSSTEGSSSNSGRGHSCSPINQMMHRPSLDSNRNTSPNRVSSPSLGTKSFQRNGGKFQDLGASSSNYLKVSQSILSTHQCFSKYTENRGKECKTPDHDPVGISEKELQELEKHSSISNLNGKLKFHVHEHSKEKESLQIPCCKPNSVHDSMNGQPLVVLHQPKEVLEIRSAASLNQSDSTGKLAQGSIEASRHSFSDNSNSDVHELSSDIPRSCPLPREVITPRDAQIQQPCSAAESTTRFSSDLLPYSKVSASPSRSRNLERKKSSRTLDCSAEAPNLKMETEEDRKVRHPSPIRRLMGRIGRSSKDTPCALQRNLETDRICSKEAETSVSSVDSSCDKSNVTGKGRSSPLRRLIDPLLKPRASNLDHSFGSPQRDSSPIDRAGKLSKGRGESAARHSLKVRLDLGSCKTIDIDHPQDIGKCGSSTVQALLQVAVKNGLPLFTFAVDNSSEILAATMSKLGPGKKDANSWVYTFFTVHEMKKRNGSWLNQGSKDRAHGYIPNVVAQMKVSDVASTKLIGQNLADQCTVREFVLLAAQKRRGDRQALDVQANDELTAIVLNLPKMAVRNLSEGDQRTCEVEKLSMVDLKVPSLDFCRFSESRDVEESGCFAGSVDPSGLTVVLPGGDHGIPSKGEPSPLIERWRSGGSCDCGGWDVGCRIKVLSTQFGVTSGSAKAQSSTKKFQLYCQERGLDERPIFSLSPFKDGIYSVEFDSSVKFLQAFSICIAYLNGFQPAKFSEFGYLSENKSSEERTFSETDEPKVFNGDQQEYPASNIYHPPVSPVGRV
- the LOC113729588 gene encoding uncharacterized protein isoform X2; its protein translation is MECHLELNRNLRDQELLQVVYSQSSHQTCQSTKLGDRFKLDRNGNSSADFHPKIVRNLDNVSQKPRALHRKQRARSKADELVRYMSSLPSYLEAGENLQEKALNVGVLEWRRLEKWQYNHRQVAERSSKSSPSNSNASLFSSTEGSSSNSGRGHSCSPINQMMHRPSLDSNRNTSPNRVSSPSLGTKSFQRNGGKFQDLGASSSNYLKVSQSILSTHQCFSKYTENRGKECKTPDHDPVGISEKELQELEKHSSISNLNGKLKFHVHEHSKEKESLQIPCCKPNSVHDSMNGQPLVVLHQPKEVLEIRSAASLNQSDSTGKLAQGSIEASRHSFSDNSNSDVHELSSDIPRSCPLPREVITPRDAQIQQPCSAAESTTRFSSDLLPYSKVSASPSRSRNLERKKSSRTLDCSAEAPNLKMETEEDRKVRHPSPIRRLMGRIGRSSKDTPCALQRNLETDRICSKEAETSVSSVDSSCDKSNVTGKGRSSPLRRLIDPLLKPRASNLDHSFGSPQRDSSPIDRAGKLSKGRGESAARHSLKVRLDLGSCKTIDIDHPQDIGKCGSSTVQALLQVAVKNGLPLFTFAVDNSSEILAATMSKLGPGKKDANSWVYTFFTVHEMKKRNGSWLNQGSKDRAHGYIPNVVAQMKVSDVASTKLIGQNLADQCTVREFVLLAAQKRRGDRQALDVQANDELTAIVLNLPKMAVRNLSEGDQRTCEVEKLSMVDLKVPSLDFCRFSESRDVEESGCFAGSVDPSGLTVVLPGGDHGIPSKGEPSPLIERWRSGGSCDCGGWDVGCRIKVLSTQFGVTSGSAKAQSSTKKFQLYCQERGLDERPIFSLSPFKDGIYSVEFDSSVKFLQAFSICIAYLNGFQPAKFSEFGYLSENKSSEERTFSETDEPKVFNGDQQEYPASNIYHPPVSPVGRV